One Hippoglossus stenolepis isolate QCI-W04-F060 chromosome 22, HSTE1.2, whole genome shotgun sequence DNA segment encodes these proteins:
- the il15ra gene encoding interleukin-15 receptor subunit alpha isoform X6, whose translation MDPGSLSLSVRAVIVCLLGAARCSSADKSSCSCSEIPVLPLTDPPPENCSRNTFRYTCIDGYLRKAGTSNLIKCSGSNSAAKWTTATLRCIPDPRRTTTRPPKSPVTTASFTNLQMTKSGSFSSTGLLEKNSLEPTSLSVQVDHSQDKSSCSCSEIPVLPLTDPPPETCSRDSFRYTCIDGYLRKAGTSNLIKCSGSNSAAKWNKPTLRCIPDPLRTTTRPPKSPVTTASFTNLQMTKSGSFSSKGLLEKNSLEPTSLGVQVDHSQDKSSCSCSEIPVLPLTDPPPETCSRDSFRYTCIDGYLRKAGTSNLIKCSGSNSAAKWNKPTLRCIPDPLRTTTRPPKSPVTTASFTNLQMTKSGSFSSTGLLEKNSLEPTSLGVQVDHSQATDRTTPASSNQPPNNRTDSPPLSGHTDHRLGTTTTALIVCASLVIVCALIGISYVCYRRKSQRNDRPATDEEKIPMNNVPAEPAS comes from the exons acAAAAGCAGTTGTTCTTGTTCAGAGATCCCTGTACTGCCTCTGACGGATCCTCCACCCGAGAACTGTTCTCGAAACACTTTTCGCTACACGTGTATAGATGGTTACTTGAGGAAAGCGGGAACATCGAACCTCATCAAATGCAGTGGGAGTAACAGTGCTGCGAAGTGGACCACGGCCACGCTCCGCTGCATAC cCGACCCCCGGAGAACCACAACACGTCCACCAAAGAGCCCAGTAACAA CAGCGTCTTTCACCAACCTTCAGATGACTAAGAGCGGAAGCTTCTCATCTACAGGGCTTCTGGAGAAAAACAGCCTCGAGCCAACGTCACTTAGTGTGCAGGTTGATCACTCACAGG acAAAAGCAGTTGTTCTTGTTCAGAGATCCCTGTACTGCCTCTGACGGATCCTCCACCCGAGACCTGTTCTCGAGACTCTTTTCGCTACACGTGTATAGATGGTTACTTGAGGAAAGCGGGAACATCGAACCTCATCAAATGCAGTGGGAGTAACAGTGCTGCGAAGTGGAACAAGCCCACGCTCCGATGCATAC cCGACCCCCTGAGAACCACAACACGTCCACCAAAGAGCCCAGTAACAA CAGCGTCTTTCACCAACCTTCAGATGACTAAGAGCGGAAGCTTCTCATCTAAAGGGCTTCTGGAGAAAAACAGCCTCGAGCCAACATCACTTGGTGTGCAGGTTGATCACTCACAGG acAAAAGCAGTTGTTCTTGTTCAGAGATCCCTGTACTGCCTCTGACGGATCCTCCACCCGAGACCTGTTCTCGAGACTCTTTTCGCTACACGTGTATAGATGGTTACTTGAGGAAAGCGGGAACATCGAACCTCATCAAATGCAGTGGGAGTAACAGTGCTGCGAAGTGGAACAAGCCCACGCTCCGATGCATAC cCGACCCCCTGAGAACCACAACACGTCCACCAAAGAGCCCAGTAACAA CAGCGTCTTTCACCAACCTTCAGATGACTAAGAGCGGAAGCTTCTCATCTACAGGGCTTCTGGAGAAAAACAGCCTCGAGCCAACATCACTTGGTGTGCAGGTTGATCACTCACAGG CAACAGACCGGACGACACCAGCCTCGTCCAACCAGCCTCCCAATAACAGGACGGATAGTCCTCCCTTGTCCGGCCACACTGACCACA GACTtggcacaacaacaacagcgcTGATTGTCTGCGCTTCACTGGTGATCGTCTGCGCTTTAATCGGAATCAGCTACGTGTGTTATAGAAG GAAGTCTCAAAGAAATGACAGGCCGGCgacagatgaagaaaagatACCCATGAATAATGTTCCAGCTGAACCGGCGTCGTAG
- the il15ra gene encoding interleukin-15 receptor subunit alpha isoform X4, whose product MSSGRRHVAAAEEWRVESESDGGVEVLLSLRMVCTGVSLPAGHDAVRDKSSCSCSEIPVLPLTDPPPENCSRNTFRYTCIDGYLRKAGTSNLIKCSGSNSAAKWTTATLRCIPDPRRTTTRPPKSPVTTASFTNLQMTKSGSFSSTGLLEKNSLEPTSLSVQVDHSQDKSSCSCSEIPVLPLTDPPPETCSRDSFRYTCIDGYLRKAGTSNLIKCSGSNSAAKWNKPTLRCIPDPLRTTTRPPKSPVTRLLEKNSLEPTSLGVQVDHSQDKSSCSCSEIPVLPLTDPPPETCSRDSFRYTCIDGYLRKAGTSNLIKCSGSNSAAKWNKPTLRCIPDPLRTTTRPPKSPVTTASFTNLQMTKSGSFSSTGLLEKNSLEPTSLGVQVDHSQATDRTTPASSNQPPNNRTDSPPLSGHTDHRLGTTTTALIVCASLVIVCALIGISYVCYRRKSQRNDRPATDEEKIPMNNVPAEPAS is encoded by the exons acAAAAGCAGTTGTTCTTGTTCAGAGATCCCTGTACTGCCTCTGACGGATCCTCCACCCGAGAACTGTTCTCGAAACACTTTTCGCTACACGTGTATAGATGGTTACTTGAGGAAAGCGGGAACATCGAACCTCATCAAATGCAGTGGGAGTAACAGTGCTGCGAAGTGGACCACGGCCACGCTCCGCTGCATAC cCGACCCCCGGAGAACCACAACACGTCCACCAAAGAGCCCAGTAACAA CAGCGTCTTTCACCAACCTTCAGATGACTAAGAGCGGAAGCTTCTCATCTACAGGGCTTCTGGAGAAAAACAGCCTCGAGCCAACGTCACTTAGTGTGCAGGTTGATCACTCACAGG acAAAAGCAGTTGTTCTTGTTCAGAGATCCCTGTACTGCCTCTGACGGATCCTCCACCCGAGACCTGTTCTCGAGACTCTTTTCGCTACACGTGTATAGATGGTTACTTGAGGAAAGCGGGAACATCGAACCTCATCAAATGCAGTGGGAGTAACAGTGCTGCGAAGTGGAACAAGCCCACGCTCCGATGCATAC cCGACCCCCTGAGAACCACAACACGTCCACCAAAGAGCCCAGTAACAA GGCTTCTGGAGAAAAACAGCCTCGAGCCAACATCACTTGGTGTGCAGGTTGATCACTCACAGG acAAAAGCAGTTGTTCTTGTTCAGAGATCCCTGTACTGCCTCTGACGGATCCTCCACCCGAGACCTGTTCTCGAGACTCTTTTCGCTACACGTGTATAGATGGTTACTTGAGGAAAGCGGGAACATCGAACCTCATCAAATGCAGTGGGAGTAACAGTGCTGCGAAGTGGAACAAGCCCACGCTCCGATGCATAC cCGACCCCCTGAGAACCACAACACGTCCACCAAAGAGCCCAGTAACAA CAGCGTCTTTCACCAACCTTCAGATGACTAAGAGCGGAAGCTTCTCATCTACAGGGCTTCTGGAGAAAAACAGCCTCGAGCCAACATCACTTGGTGTGCAGGTTGATCACTCACAGG CAACAGACCGGACGACACCAGCCTCGTCCAACCAGCCTCCCAATAACAGGACGGATAGTCCTCCCTTGTCCGGCCACACTGACCACA GACTtggcacaacaacaacagcgcTGATTGTCTGCGCTTCACTGGTGATCGTCTGCGCTTTAATCGGAATCAGCTACGTGTGTTATAGAAG GAAGTCTCAAAGAAATGACAGGCCGGCgacagatgaagaaaagatACCCATGAATAATGTTCCAGCTGAACCGGCGTCGTAG
- the il15ra gene encoding interleukin-15 receptor subunit alpha isoform X1 — MSSGRRHVAAAEEWRVESESDGGVEVLLSLRMVCTGVSLPAGHDAVRDKSSCSCSEIPVLPLTDPPPENCSRNTFRYTCIDGYLRKAGTSNLIKCSGSNSAAKWTTATLRCIPDPRRTTTRPPKSPVTTASFTNLQMTKSGSFSSTGLLEKNSLEPTSLSVQVDHSQDKSSCSCSEIPVLPLTDPPPETCSRDSFRYTCIDGYLRKAGTSNLIKCSGSNSAAKWNKPTLRCIPDPLRTTTRPPKSPVTTASFTNLQMTKSGSFSSKGLLEKNSLEPTSLGVQVDHSQDKSSCSCSEIPVLPLTDPPPETCSRDSFRYTCIDGYLRKAGTSNLIKCSGSNSAAKWNKPTLRCIPDPLRTTTRPPKSPVTTASFTNLQMTKSGSFSSTGLLEKNSLEPTSLGVQVDHSQATDRTTPASSNQPPNNRTDSPPLSGHTDHRLGTTTTALIVCASLVIVCALIGISYVCYRRKSQRNDRPATDEEKIPMNNVPAEPAS; from the exons acAAAAGCAGTTGTTCTTGTTCAGAGATCCCTGTACTGCCTCTGACGGATCCTCCACCCGAGAACTGTTCTCGAAACACTTTTCGCTACACGTGTATAGATGGTTACTTGAGGAAAGCGGGAACATCGAACCTCATCAAATGCAGTGGGAGTAACAGTGCTGCGAAGTGGACCACGGCCACGCTCCGCTGCATAC cCGACCCCCGGAGAACCACAACACGTCCACCAAAGAGCCCAGTAACAA CAGCGTCTTTCACCAACCTTCAGATGACTAAGAGCGGAAGCTTCTCATCTACAGGGCTTCTGGAGAAAAACAGCCTCGAGCCAACGTCACTTAGTGTGCAGGTTGATCACTCACAGG acAAAAGCAGTTGTTCTTGTTCAGAGATCCCTGTACTGCCTCTGACGGATCCTCCACCCGAGACCTGTTCTCGAGACTCTTTTCGCTACACGTGTATAGATGGTTACTTGAGGAAAGCGGGAACATCGAACCTCATCAAATGCAGTGGGAGTAACAGTGCTGCGAAGTGGAACAAGCCCACGCTCCGATGCATAC cCGACCCCCTGAGAACCACAACACGTCCACCAAAGAGCCCAGTAACAA CAGCGTCTTTCACCAACCTTCAGATGACTAAGAGCGGAAGCTTCTCATCTAAAGGGCTTCTGGAGAAAAACAGCCTCGAGCCAACATCACTTGGTGTGCAGGTTGATCACTCACAGG acAAAAGCAGTTGTTCTTGTTCAGAGATCCCTGTACTGCCTCTGACGGATCCTCCACCCGAGACCTGTTCTCGAGACTCTTTTCGCTACACGTGTATAGATGGTTACTTGAGGAAAGCGGGAACATCGAACCTCATCAAATGCAGTGGGAGTAACAGTGCTGCGAAGTGGAACAAGCCCACGCTCCGATGCATAC cCGACCCCCTGAGAACCACAACACGTCCACCAAAGAGCCCAGTAACAA CAGCGTCTTTCACCAACCTTCAGATGACTAAGAGCGGAAGCTTCTCATCTACAGGGCTTCTGGAGAAAAACAGCCTCGAGCCAACATCACTTGGTGTGCAGGTTGATCACTCACAGG CAACAGACCGGACGACACCAGCCTCGTCCAACCAGCCTCCCAATAACAGGACGGATAGTCCTCCCTTGTCCGGCCACACTGACCACA GACTtggcacaacaacaacagcgcTGATTGTCTGCGCTTCACTGGTGATCGTCTGCGCTTTAATCGGAATCAGCTACGTGTGTTATAGAAG GAAGTCTCAAAGAAATGACAGGCCGGCgacagatgaagaaaagatACCCATGAATAATGTTCCAGCTGAACCGGCGTCGTAG
- the il15ra gene encoding interleukin-15 receptor subunit alpha isoform X5 has translation MSSGRRHVAAAEEWRVESESDGGVEVLLSLRMVCTGVSLPAGHDAVRDKSSCSCSEIPVLPLTDPPPENCSRNTFRYTCIDGYLRKAGTSNLIKCSGSNSAAKWTTATLRCIPDPRRTTTRPPKSPVTTASFTNLQMTKSGSFSSTGLLEKNSLEPTSLSVQVDHSQDKSSCSCSEIPVLPLTDPPPETCSRDSFRYTCIDGYLRKAGTSNLIKCSGSNSAAKWNKPTLRCIPDPLRTTTRPPKSPVTTASFTNLQMTKSGSFSSKGLLEKNSLEPTSLGVQVDHSQDKSSCSCSEIPVLPLTDPPPETCSRDSFRYTCIDGYLRKAGTSNLIKCSGSNSAAKWNKPTLRCIPDPLRTTTRPPKSPVTRLLEKNSLEPTSLGVQVDHSQATDRTTPASSNQPPNNRTDSPPLSGHTDHRLGTTTTALIVCASLVIVCALIGISYVCYRRKSQRNDRPATDEEKIPMNNVPAEPAS, from the exons acAAAAGCAGTTGTTCTTGTTCAGAGATCCCTGTACTGCCTCTGACGGATCCTCCACCCGAGAACTGTTCTCGAAACACTTTTCGCTACACGTGTATAGATGGTTACTTGAGGAAAGCGGGAACATCGAACCTCATCAAATGCAGTGGGAGTAACAGTGCTGCGAAGTGGACCACGGCCACGCTCCGCTGCATAC cCGACCCCCGGAGAACCACAACACGTCCACCAAAGAGCCCAGTAACAA CAGCGTCTTTCACCAACCTTCAGATGACTAAGAGCGGAAGCTTCTCATCTACAGGGCTTCTGGAGAAAAACAGCCTCGAGCCAACGTCACTTAGTGTGCAGGTTGATCACTCACAGG acAAAAGCAGTTGTTCTTGTTCAGAGATCCCTGTACTGCCTCTGACGGATCCTCCACCCGAGACCTGTTCTCGAGACTCTTTTCGCTACACGTGTATAGATGGTTACTTGAGGAAAGCGGGAACATCGAACCTCATCAAATGCAGTGGGAGTAACAGTGCTGCGAAGTGGAACAAGCCCACGCTCCGATGCATAC cCGACCCCCTGAGAACCACAACACGTCCACCAAAGAGCCCAGTAACAA CAGCGTCTTTCACCAACCTTCAGATGACTAAGAGCGGAAGCTTCTCATCTAAAGGGCTTCTGGAGAAAAACAGCCTCGAGCCAACATCACTTGGTGTGCAGGTTGATCACTCACAGG acAAAAGCAGTTGTTCTTGTTCAGAGATCCCTGTACTGCCTCTGACGGATCCTCCACCCGAGACCTGTTCTCGAGACTCTTTTCGCTACACGTGTATAGATGGTTACTTGAGGAAAGCGGGAACATCGAACCTCATCAAATGCAGTGGGAGTAACAGTGCTGCGAAGTGGAACAAGCCCACGCTCCGATGCATAC cCGACCCCCTGAGAACCACAACACGTCCACCAAAGAGCCCAGTAACAA GGCTTCTGGAGAAAAACAGCCTCGAGCCAACATCACTTGGTGTGCAGGTTGATCACTCACAGG CAACAGACCGGACGACACCAGCCTCGTCCAACCAGCCTCCCAATAACAGGACGGATAGTCCTCCCTTGTCCGGCCACACTGACCACA GACTtggcacaacaacaacagcgcTGATTGTCTGCGCTTCACTGGTGATCGTCTGCGCTTTAATCGGAATCAGCTACGTGTGTTATAGAAG GAAGTCTCAAAGAAATGACAGGCCGGCgacagatgaagaaaagatACCCATGAATAATGTTCCAGCTGAACCGGCGTCGTAG
- the il15ra gene encoding interleukin-15 receptor subunit alpha isoform X2 yields the protein MSSGRRHVAAAEEWRVESESDGGVEVLLSLRMVCTGVSLPAGHDAVRDKSSCSCSEIPVLPLTDPPPENCSRNTFRYTCIDGYLRKAGTSNLIKCSGSNSAAKWTTATLRCIPDPRRTTTRPPKSPVTTASFTNLQMTKSGSFSSTGLLEKNSLEPTSLSVQVDHSQDKSSCSCSEIPVLPLTDPPPETCSRDSFRYTCIDGYLRKAGTSNLIKCSGSNSAAKWNKPTLRCIPDPLRTTTRPPKSPVTTSFTNLQMTKSGSFSSKGLLEKNSLEPTSLGVQVDHSQDKSSCSCSEIPVLPLTDPPPETCSRDSFRYTCIDGYLRKAGTSNLIKCSGSNSAAKWNKPTLRCIPDPLRTTTRPPKSPVTTASFTNLQMTKSGSFSSTGLLEKNSLEPTSLGVQVDHSQATDRTTPASSNQPPNNRTDSPPLSGHTDHRLGTTTTALIVCASLVIVCALIGISYVCYRRKSQRNDRPATDEEKIPMNNVPAEPAS from the exons acAAAAGCAGTTGTTCTTGTTCAGAGATCCCTGTACTGCCTCTGACGGATCCTCCACCCGAGAACTGTTCTCGAAACACTTTTCGCTACACGTGTATAGATGGTTACTTGAGGAAAGCGGGAACATCGAACCTCATCAAATGCAGTGGGAGTAACAGTGCTGCGAAGTGGACCACGGCCACGCTCCGCTGCATAC cCGACCCCCGGAGAACCACAACACGTCCACCAAAGAGCCCAGTAACAA CAGCGTCTTTCACCAACCTTCAGATGACTAAGAGCGGAAGCTTCTCATCTACAGGGCTTCTGGAGAAAAACAGCCTCGAGCCAACGTCACTTAGTGTGCAGGTTGATCACTCACAGG acAAAAGCAGTTGTTCTTGTTCAGAGATCCCTGTACTGCCTCTGACGGATCCTCCACCCGAGACCTGTTCTCGAGACTCTTTTCGCTACACGTGTATAGATGGTTACTTGAGGAAAGCGGGAACATCGAACCTCATCAAATGCAGTGGGAGTAACAGTGCTGCGAAGTGGAACAAGCCCACGCTCCGATGCATAC cCGACCCCCTGAGAACCACAACACGTCCACCAAAGAGCCCAGTAACAA CGTCTTTCACCAACCTTCAGATGACTAAGAGCGGAAGCTTCTCATCTAAAGGGCTTCTGGAGAAAAACAGCCTCGAGCCAACATCACTTGGTGTGCAGGTTGATCACTCACAGG acAAAAGCAGTTGTTCTTGTTCAGAGATCCCTGTACTGCCTCTGACGGATCCTCCACCCGAGACCTGTTCTCGAGACTCTTTTCGCTACACGTGTATAGATGGTTACTTGAGGAAAGCGGGAACATCGAACCTCATCAAATGCAGTGGGAGTAACAGTGCTGCGAAGTGGAACAAGCCCACGCTCCGATGCATAC cCGACCCCCTGAGAACCACAACACGTCCACCAAAGAGCCCAGTAACAA CAGCGTCTTTCACCAACCTTCAGATGACTAAGAGCGGAAGCTTCTCATCTACAGGGCTTCTGGAGAAAAACAGCCTCGAGCCAACATCACTTGGTGTGCAGGTTGATCACTCACAGG CAACAGACCGGACGACACCAGCCTCGTCCAACCAGCCTCCCAATAACAGGACGGATAGTCCTCCCTTGTCCGGCCACACTGACCACA GACTtggcacaacaacaacagcgcTGATTGTCTGCGCTTCACTGGTGATCGTCTGCGCTTTAATCGGAATCAGCTACGTGTGTTATAGAAG GAAGTCTCAAAGAAATGACAGGCCGGCgacagatgaagaaaagatACCCATGAATAATGTTCCAGCTGAACCGGCGTCGTAG
- the il15ra gene encoding interleukin-15 receptor subunit alpha isoform X3, with protein MSSGRRHVAAAEEWRVESESDGGVEVLLSLRMVCTGVSLPAGHDAVRDKSSCSCSEIPVLPLTDPPPENCSRNTFRYTCIDGYLRKAGTSNLIKCSGSNSAAKWTTATLRCIPDPRRTTTRPPKSPVTTASFTNLQMTKSGSFSSTGLLEKNSLEPTSLSVQVDHSQDKSSCSCSEIPVLPLTDPPPETCSRDSFRYTCIDGYLRKAGTSNLIKCSGSNSAAKWNKPTLRCIPDPLRTTTRPPKSPVTTASFTNLQMTKSGSFSSKGLLEKNSLEPTSLGVQVDHSQDKSSCSCSEIPVLPLTDPPPETCSRDSFRYTCIDGYLRKAGTSNLIKCSGSNSAAKWNKPTLRCIPDPLRTTTRPPKSPVTTSFTNLQMTKSGSFSSTGLLEKNSLEPTSLGVQVDHSQATDRTTPASSNQPPNNRTDSPPLSGHTDHRLGTTTTALIVCASLVIVCALIGISYVCYRRKSQRNDRPATDEEKIPMNNVPAEPAS; from the exons acAAAAGCAGTTGTTCTTGTTCAGAGATCCCTGTACTGCCTCTGACGGATCCTCCACCCGAGAACTGTTCTCGAAACACTTTTCGCTACACGTGTATAGATGGTTACTTGAGGAAAGCGGGAACATCGAACCTCATCAAATGCAGTGGGAGTAACAGTGCTGCGAAGTGGACCACGGCCACGCTCCGCTGCATAC cCGACCCCCGGAGAACCACAACACGTCCACCAAAGAGCCCAGTAACAA CAGCGTCTTTCACCAACCTTCAGATGACTAAGAGCGGAAGCTTCTCATCTACAGGGCTTCTGGAGAAAAACAGCCTCGAGCCAACGTCACTTAGTGTGCAGGTTGATCACTCACAGG acAAAAGCAGTTGTTCTTGTTCAGAGATCCCTGTACTGCCTCTGACGGATCCTCCACCCGAGACCTGTTCTCGAGACTCTTTTCGCTACACGTGTATAGATGGTTACTTGAGGAAAGCGGGAACATCGAACCTCATCAAATGCAGTGGGAGTAACAGTGCTGCGAAGTGGAACAAGCCCACGCTCCGATGCATAC cCGACCCCCTGAGAACCACAACACGTCCACCAAAGAGCCCAGTAACAA CAGCGTCTTTCACCAACCTTCAGATGACTAAGAGCGGAAGCTTCTCATCTAAAGGGCTTCTGGAGAAAAACAGCCTCGAGCCAACATCACTTGGTGTGCAGGTTGATCACTCACAGG acAAAAGCAGTTGTTCTTGTTCAGAGATCCCTGTACTGCCTCTGACGGATCCTCCACCCGAGACCTGTTCTCGAGACTCTTTTCGCTACACGTGTATAGATGGTTACTTGAGGAAAGCGGGAACATCGAACCTCATCAAATGCAGTGGGAGTAACAGTGCTGCGAAGTGGAACAAGCCCACGCTCCGATGCATAC cCGACCCCCTGAGAACCACAACACGTCCACCAAAGAGCCCAGTAACAA CGTCTTTCACCAACCTTCAGATGACTAAGAGCGGAAGCTTCTCATCTACAGGGCTTCTGGAGAAAAACAGCCTCGAGCCAACATCACTTGGTGTGCAGGTTGATCACTCACAGG CAACAGACCGGACGACACCAGCCTCGTCCAACCAGCCTCCCAATAACAGGACGGATAGTCCTCCCTTGTCCGGCCACACTGACCACA GACTtggcacaacaacaacagcgcTGATTGTCTGCGCTTCACTGGTGATCGTCTGCGCTTTAATCGGAATCAGCTACGTGTGTTATAGAAG GAAGTCTCAAAGAAATGACAGGCCGGCgacagatgaagaaaagatACCCATGAATAATGTTCCAGCTGAACCGGCGTCGTAG